Proteins encoded by one window of Hemiscyllium ocellatum isolate sHemOce1 chromosome 50, sHemOce1.pat.X.cur, whole genome shotgun sequence:
- the LOC132805488 gene encoding aquaporin-9-like isoform X1: MGRAATILVKVHDAFRLKNKLFRECLAEFLGVSILILFGCGAVAQMVVSHTTRGEFLSVNLGFGLGATFGIYISGGISGGHLNPAVSFSLCLLGRFQWKKLPFYMFFQTLGGFVGAAVVYGVHHDGIHAVNNGTLSVTGPRATAFIFGTYPAPFLTLPNGFIDQLIGTGTLLLCIFAVVDSQNYGAPKILQPIFIGLSVVAIGMSMGSNSGYAINPARDFGPRLLTLAAGWGTEVFTAGNGWWWIPIVAPMVGAVLGALVYELLVELHHLEAKSGAADYAAEETLKGTAAGGKDGPAVRRDKAGADDQFVMAM; encoded by the exons ATGGGAAGAGCAGCCACAATCCTGGTCAAAGTGCACGATGCATTTCGATTGAAGAACAAACTCTTCAGAGAATGCCTGGCAGAGTTTCTGGGGGTCAGCATCTTGATT CTGTTTGGATGTGGAGCTGTAGCGCAGATGGTCGTCAGTCACACGACACGAGGTGAATTCCTGTCGGTCAATCTCGGCTTCGGACTCGGGGCAACATTCGGAATTTACATTTCCGGAGGGATCTCAG GGGGTCACCTGAATCCAGCTGTGTCTTTCAGCCTGTGCCTCCTTGGGCGGTTCCAATGGAAGAAGTTGCCGTTTTACATGTTCTTTCAGACCCTGGGGGGGTTTGTCGGGGCTGCAGTTGTCTACGGGGTACATCACG ATGGGATCCATGCCGTTAACAACGGGACTTTGTCTGTCACCGGGCCACGTGCCACAGCCTTCATTTTCGGCACCTACCCTGCACCGTTCCTCACCCTTCCCAATGGCTTTATTGACCAG TTGATTGGCACCGGCACCCTCCTCCTGTGCATCTTCGCGGTGGTGGACTCCCAGAACTACGGCGCTCCCAagatccttcagcccatcttCATCGGCCTATCCGTGGTGGCCATTGGAATGTCCATGGGCTCCAACTCCGGTTACGCCATCAATCCCGCCCGAGACTTCGGGCCGCGTCTGCTCACCCTGGCAGCGGGATGGGGCACCGAAGTCTTCAC GGCCGGGAACGGTTGGTGGTGGATCCCCATTGTGGCGCCCATGGTGGGCGCAGTGCTGGGGGCCCTGGTCTACGAGTTGCTGGTGGAGCTGCACCACCTGGAGGCCAAGTCGGGTGCCGCCGACTACGCCGCTGAGGAGACGCTGAAGGGGACGGCTGCCGGGGGCAAGGACGGCCCGGCCGTGCGGAGGGACAAGGCCGGAGCGGATGACCAGTTCGTCATGGCGATGTGA
- the LOC132805488 gene encoding aquaporin-9-like isoform X2 encodes MGRAATILVKVHDAFRLKNKLFRECLAEFLGLFGCGAVAQMVVSHTTRGEFLSVNLGFGLGATFGIYISGGISGGHLNPAVSFSLCLLGRFQWKKLPFYMFFQTLGGFVGAAVVYGVHHDGIHAVNNGTLSVTGPRATAFIFGTYPAPFLTLPNGFIDQLIGTGTLLLCIFAVVDSQNYGAPKILQPIFIGLSVVAIGMSMGSNSGYAINPARDFGPRLLTLAAGWGTEVFTAGNGWWWIPIVAPMVGAVLGALVYELLVELHHLEAKSGAADYAAEETLKGTAAGGKDGPAVRRDKAGADDQFVMAM; translated from the exons ATGGGAAGAGCAGCCACAATCCTGGTCAAAGTGCACGATGCATTTCGATTGAAGAACAAACTCTTCAGAGAATGCCTGGCAGAGTTTCTGGGG CTGTTTGGATGTGGAGCTGTAGCGCAGATGGTCGTCAGTCACACGACACGAGGTGAATTCCTGTCGGTCAATCTCGGCTTCGGACTCGGGGCAACATTCGGAATTTACATTTCCGGAGGGATCTCAG GGGGTCACCTGAATCCAGCTGTGTCTTTCAGCCTGTGCCTCCTTGGGCGGTTCCAATGGAAGAAGTTGCCGTTTTACATGTTCTTTCAGACCCTGGGGGGGTTTGTCGGGGCTGCAGTTGTCTACGGGGTACATCACG ATGGGATCCATGCCGTTAACAACGGGACTTTGTCTGTCACCGGGCCACGTGCCACAGCCTTCATTTTCGGCACCTACCCTGCACCGTTCCTCACCCTTCCCAATGGCTTTATTGACCAG TTGATTGGCACCGGCACCCTCCTCCTGTGCATCTTCGCGGTGGTGGACTCCCAGAACTACGGCGCTCCCAagatccttcagcccatcttCATCGGCCTATCCGTGGTGGCCATTGGAATGTCCATGGGCTCCAACTCCGGTTACGCCATCAATCCCGCCCGAGACTTCGGGCCGCGTCTGCTCACCCTGGCAGCGGGATGGGGCACCGAAGTCTTCAC GGCCGGGAACGGTTGGTGGTGGATCCCCATTGTGGCGCCCATGGTGGGCGCAGTGCTGGGGGCCCTGGTCTACGAGTTGCTGGTGGAGCTGCACCACCTGGAGGCCAAGTCGGGTGCCGCCGACTACGCCGCTGAGGAGACGCTGAAGGGGACGGCTGCCGGGGGCAAGGACGGCCCGGCCGTGCGGAGGGACAAGGCCGGAGCGGATGACCAGTTCGTCATGGCGATGTGA